The sequence CAGTTTCTGCTCCCTAGATAAATCAATCTCTCTGCACCTGTCCTGAGAAACTTTTCTGCAGGAATCTTAGTGTATTTTTCAAATCCCTCAAGTTCATGTGGGAACACAATGTAGTATAAAACTATGTTTTTCCAAATCACAAGAAATTTCTCCTGTGTATTATTCTGCCCCCACTTCAGCCTCATCTCCACCTCCCTGTCTGACAGCCTGGAGCTGCCTGGAGCACCCCACCCATTCTCCTTCATCCCCTCCAACCAGGAACCCCCACACACAAGTAACACCCACCTCAGTTACCCTCTCCCCATGCCCTCCCCTGCTGCCCCTCACAGTAAAGAATCTCGTAGTCCCCAGAATTGGACATGATGAAGTTCCCATCCTTGGACCAGTCGAGATGAGTGATGAAGCTGGAGTGACCCTGCAAGCAAGGGTCAAGAGGTTAAAAACGCAGCCACTATTCCTGACCGCCCCGCAAGTCTATCTGCTGTAGCAACACCCCACCCTCTACCCCAGCTTCCTCACCACACAGCGGCCAAAGCGGCTGGACTTGGCGCCATCACTGGAAACGCTATAGATGTAGATCATGTTGTCATGGGAACCAATAGCCAGGTACATCCCATCTGCAAAGACAGTCACTCAGAGAGGAGGAGGCCAGAGAGGGGTCTGGGGCCAGGGTGGGGATGGCTCTCACCTGGGCTGTACCGGACCACAGAGAGCTGCTCATTGCCATCAGTGATATCAGACATGATCTCTCTGGTCTCCGTGTCCAAAACTAGCCacctggaagggagggagggaaaggcagGGGGTAAGGAGACACCCAGGGAGCTGGCCTGGGCAGGGTGGGAGTTGGCAAATTGGAGACCCTCAGACAAGCCCACAGAAAGGCTGGGATGTAGACAGAGAAACCACCACTGCTTTCCTATGCTGGGAAGTGGGAAAGGGCTAAGCATCCTCTCAGAAAGCAGTCAGGAACTAGAGACCAGGGGCCCACTACAAGGGTCTGTCTTCCCTCCAGTCCCCTCAGCCTGTCTACCCTGGACTGCAACCTCCTCTACTCCCAGCTTGGAGGAGACAACAGTTATTCGAGAGAGCAAGGGAGGCCCAAAGTGTGAGAAGGACTGAGCGGTAGGAACACGCAGTTGGGGCTCCTGAGCAGGCAGTGGTCTGTCTCCTCCACTCCCCCTTTCCAGAACACCTCCCCATACCTCCCTGCTTCCCCTCCCAGGAGTGCTAACTCCCTCTCACCTCCCTGTGTTCAGTCCTACGGCTACAACTGCCCCACTGGGGTGGAAGTCAGCACAGAGACCAGTCTCCTGGAAGGGAGAGAAGCTAAATTCAAGAAGATGCCTTTCAAGTGAGGGAACCAGGACCGACATCTTGTCAAAGCCTCTTCCTCCCAAGGAGGAGATGGGGGAGGAGAGGGCCAATAGGCCTGGGATAGGATAGGGGTGTCACTGGAGCCTAAACAAGGGGTGATACTCAAAATATTTAACTGAGGCCTGCTGCCATCACGATAGAAGGTAATAACTCCCCGCTGTTGGGTGCCTGTTGAATATTGTCTCTGATCCTAGTGGATGCCAACATGGCTActgttctccccattttacagacaggacaACTCAGGCTCAAAGAAGTAAAGTAACTCCCTAAAGCCCAGACACTAGTAGTagaactaggatttgaacccagcaggTGGCAAACTACAAAGCCAGAAATTAACCTCTTAGTTGCTGAATCAAAGGGAGGTCTTAGAGGTCCCTCAGGGGAGAGGCCAGGGCACTAAAGGCAGCAGCTTGTACCAACCAGTACAGAGGGATTAATACCTTAATAGCCAGCTCAGCTATACCAGTCCAAGCTGGCTACCTCCAAGAGCAGAAAAAAGGAGATTACGGAAATCATAAAGGTCATAAAGGTAGGGGATCCAGGGACACAGGGTTCTACCTTGAGGTCGATGCTCCAGGCCAGCGCGTGGCCCTCCCCATCCCACAGGCAGAGCTGCCGGTCATGGCCACAGGTGAGGAAGCGGTTCTGGGAGGGATGTGTGCAGAGCCCCCAGAGCTCATCCGTGTGACCCTGCAGCAGGGCATGGGGCTGTCACCTTGGCCCCTCCCCAActgctcttccctccctcctcccttgagCGCTTGGCCCCCTAACCTGGATGACAGGGGAGAAGCCCTGAGCCAGATCCCCCCTCAGCAATGCATTCTTTGTGGTCCCCACCAGCAACTCCGAGCCAGGCCCCTCAGCAATGGCCCGTACGGCCCCAAAGTGTTCAGGAATCTGCAGAGGGGATGGCAAAAACTCAGGGCCCAGCAGGCCATCCCTCTTGCCCTCCCTCTGTGGCCCCCAGCCCAGCCTTACCTCAGCCTCTTGGAGGGCCACCAGTCCAGGCCCCCACTGTACCAGCCGGCGGTCCCGCCCACCACCACTCAGCACTGTCCCGTCCCGCCGAAGACACAAGGCGAAGATGGAGCCCTCGTGAGCATGGGCCTGGGCCACAATCCCGTAGGTCTCTGTTGGCAAAACCCCAGGTGGGTCATGCTCTTGGGGTGCAGGAGAGTAGGAAGCAGAGGCAGCCTGGGCCATCACAATAGAAGGTAGTAACTCCCTGCTGTTGGGTGCCTATTGAATACTGTCTCTGATCCTAATGGCTGCCAATATGGCTactattctccccattttacagacaaaacaATTGAGGCTCAAATGAAGTAATTCTCCAAAGGCCAGACACTAGTAGCagaactggaatttgaacccaggaggTGGCAAACTCCAAAGTCTCTGCCCTTTCCCTTTGCCACGCCATCCCCTACCCTTAGACCAGCCCCCCAGAGTCCTCCCATGAGCCTCCAAACAGAACTATCAAGTCTCAAGGTAATAAGATGGGAAACCCTCTCCTCTGGTCCCATAGGCTCTCTGCAGTACAGGACTTCCCAGGTGCCACCACCAACCACATACCTTTGGCCCCACCCCTGCCTGGGGTCTTGGAATCTGAGAGGCTCCGCCCCCAGGTAAGAATGTTCCCCTCTGAGTCCCCAGTAAGAATGTCTCCATCAGGGAGGAACACAAAGCAAGGGACAAACTTTGGTTTCTTGTATTTCTGGAGAGGAGAGCAGAGAGCAGAGGTCAAAGGGAAGGGCAAAGGTGAAAAGTCACAggacaggtgggggtggggtagcACTAGGGTCTGCAGCACTCAGTCTAACACTTCCATCTCCACGCTGCCCTCCCCCGCCACCTTTTACCCACCCACGCCTCACCCCAAAGACACCCTGTTTCCGGGTAAGGGTCCCATTCCCAGGAACCCCTGCTCCACCACTCCAGTTCCAGAAGTGGACATGAGATTTCCCACTGGTGACAATGCAGCTGCTGTCACGAGGGCTGAAGCCAACGGCCAGGACTGAGTCATTTGTACTCTGAAGGGAAGACACTAGATTCAGCCACCCTGAGCCCTGAGCACCCTCCTCCCACTTGACTCCTTTCAATCTGTGTCCTGACAGCTAGCCTGCAGATGTCCCCAGGACAGCCATTCCTTCAAGACCCTGGCTCCTAATAGCATTACTCTCAGCCACTAATTATTAATCACCCTAATAACTAACACACTAACTCTTATGAGATCAGAAATTCTATAACCCCACtgcatagatgaagaaactgaggctcagaaaggctaGGAGGTTTCCCCAAAGTGACCTAGCCAGAAAAGAAATAGATGTATTGGTAAGTCTGGGCCCTGTGTACTACACCACTCCCACCTCCCCACCTCAAGTGCTCCTCCAGGCCTCCCAGGCTCATCACCTTGATCTCAGCCAGCTTCGTGCCCCGGCTGCAGTCCCACACAGACAGCATGTGCTCATTGGAATCATCCACCACGCAAAGAAAAGCACCCTGATCCTGAGGATGGGGGTACACAGTTGAGGGGCTGAGGTGAGTCCTGGAGGTTTGGGGGTTCATAGTCATTAGGCCAGGGGTGCCATCACAGGTCCACAGGGCAGAAGTTGACATGTATCCTTTCTCAGGGGAACCAGCTGGATGGGGCTTAGGAAGGCTAGAACTTCTCAGACTTCATGGTGACGTGCAAGAGTGGGTTCTTGGGCAAGGAAAGTGGGGGTCTAGAGGCTTTGGAGCCAGCTCACCACAACTGAAAAGGCCAGGGCCCCCACACCCCGCTCGAAGGCCCCCAGTCCAATCTCCTGCAGCTTCAGCAGTGTCTCTGAGTCCCAGATGTGGACCACGGgctggaggggctgggggagAAGAAGGTTGGGGGTGTGAGGGAAAGATTCAGGGAGAGCAGCAGCTGGGCTGGAGTCCCATCTTGTCCACCTGTTGCTTGGCTTTGGCCTTACCTTTCCATCCTTATCCACTCCCGCTGTCTGTCCTGAGGCTACGCGAACACCATCAGGGTGAACAGCAAGGCTAAGTGGGGGAGGGCACACGCTAGGGAAGAGGGTCTCTCACGGCCACCCAGGACACCTTCCCCATGTTTGCAGAGCAGCAAGGCAACTTTTCTCTCCTGCTCCTCGACATCTGCCCAGACCCTCTTCCTGCCGGGCCCACCACCACTCCCTGCCTGCAGCTGCCCACTCTCAGACCCCAGGACCCTCACCATCGAACGCAGTCTGAATGCCCCCGGTAATGTCTCTGGCCACCTCCTCCAGGGCCCCCCGGGCCTCCCCCGGGCCGGTAAAGCACCACCACACAGGCAATAAAGTAGACCACCTCCCCAGAGCGCAGCACAAACAGATTGGAGCGGGAGTCACGACCCCTGTACCCATAACTGGGGTAGGGATCAAGGTTAAGGAAAGGGTCAGATCAATGGCAGGGTGAGGCAGAGGGGAGGAGGCCAGAGCTCCAGGCTGGCAGCACCATTGGCAGAAGGATGGTAGGGGAGGATTCAGAGGGCTCCCTGTCCCCGTGGACCCAGGAGAAACTAtaaaggggcggggcggggggcaaGGTGGGAAAAGATGGTTCTCATGAAGCTGGAGGGGGCAGGATACACCCAGTCAAGGCTGAGGGTCTCCGGGGGTGGGCCGATGGGCAGCTCCTCAAGGCTGCGGATGCCAGACGGGATGTACATGGTAATGGGGCGACCACGAAGGAACATCTTCACTGAGATGCCTTCTACAGAGAAAAGGGGGAGGGGGTGTCAATCACCACCCTGCTGTCTCCCTTCCAGGAAAGCCAGACTACACAGCTCCGCCCACCAGAActcacactcacagacacacaaaacccctttgccattgagtcggttcgaCTCACGGCCAACcctgtattagagtagaactgccccacagggttttcttggctgtgatcgtTACGGAAGCTGATcgccaccaagcctttcttcgtggtgccgctgggtgggttcaaaccaccaatctttaggttagtagttgaatgcaaactgtttgtgcccccCACGGACCTCCCATACTTCACAGGTCCCCCATAATAGCTCAAACCCTATCTTATGCAAGTTCCTCTTTACATACCTAAATTATAATTGCTCCTCCTAGAACCAGGGCCCCCAGGACTGGAGAGGGGATCTTTCCCCCCACGGCtgttgggaagaaagaaaagcataGGGATTGGGGTCAGATCGCAAGAACTGAGCGGGAGGGGCAGGGCACACGAAAGGAAGTTACTCCAGAGACCACAGGCGCCTCTGAAGGCTTTTAGTTTGCAACACGTCTGTTAAGGGCTCTAAAAGTAGGTGGAGACTTTTAGCTCCATTTAAGAAAGGAGAAGATTGAGACTGAAGGGGCTGAGTGCTACAAAGCTTGTAACAGGCAGCACAGGGTGCCAGGAAGCCTTCTGACTCTCAATTCAGAGGCTTTTCCTCCAGACCACAGGGCCTGTGGCATACTGACCACCTCCCTTTCctttccccatctgcaaaatggggccaAGGTGAATCCAGAAGGTACACCAGCCCTGCCTATCAGGGATCTGGCAGGTAAGGAAGAAAGCCTTTATCTCTCAGGAGAAAAGTGGCAGGTGAATTGCAGAAATCACTATCACTGGATGATAATAAGGTGATAATCTCTTTTCAGAGAATAAAGAAGAGGCCCCTGGACTGGACTAGAATAAGAAAGCACGTGTCCTGGGGCCTGGACCCACTCTGACACTACACTCAGCCAGTAGGATTTCTCTTTGCCCTCTAGAAGTACACTTTGTAGATTTGGGGGGCTGAAGCTCTGAGGACAGCCATCCATGAAAAGCATGGGAGCTTTCAGAAAAGCCTCTTGGAATCCTGGAAGGTGTGTTGGGATACAGTGGAAAGGGCACAGGAACTGGAGTCAGGAAGAGctgagttcaaatcttggctctagctgtgtgaccccaggcaaatgacttaccctctctgagcctgctTCCTCACCTGGACAATGGGTAGCATGAGACCACCTACCCCCCAAGGATGTCGTGGGGACTGAATGAGATGGAGGAAGTCGAGAGTTTGGCACAGTGCCGGGTACACAGCAGGCGCCTCATGAGTGCTTGTTCCTTTCTTCCTGTTGGGCAATGAGGTCCCCCACCCCGCCCAGGGAAGGGAGGTGAGGGTTGTGGAAAGTCAGAGCCTGAGTATGGGGCGGGGCAGGTGGGGGGGAGCCTCACCCACCTCTCCGTGCTCCCTGACCGCAATAACAGGTTGGCCGAGGAAGCTGCCTTGCGGGAGAGCTTCTGCCGGGGCCGCtcggagggggaggaggaggaagaatttCTCCGTGGCCTGGTGGGGGCACAGAGAGGAGGCAAAGGTCACTTCTCCAATCATGCTCCCCAATCATCCCACCTCTCCCAGCCTTGGCCACAAGACACCTACGTTTCAGCGCGCTGTGGAGGCTGTGCGGGCTTGAGGACCCCCGGGGGTCCTGGGGAGCCAgtcccactgctgctgctgcccccTCCTTCAAGCTGAGTCCCGCCAGGCTCCTCACTGCCCCCTTGAGGAGCCCGGGGCCCATTGCTCAGGCCAGGGGGCCCGGGGCACGATGGTtccatctccatctctgtctCCGTCTGGGTGCCTCTACTCACCAAGGAGG comes from Elephas maximus indicus isolate mEleMax1 chromosome 7, mEleMax1 primary haplotype, whole genome shotgun sequence and encodes:
- the EML3 gene encoding echinoderm microtubule-associated protein-like 3 isoform X3, whose protein sequence is MGPGLLKGAVRSLAGLSLKEGAAAAVGLAPQDPRGSSSPHSLHSALKRHGEILPPPPPPSGPGRSSPARQLPRPTCYCGQGARRGRKEQALMRRLLCTRHCAKLSTSSISFSPHDILGGRGGKDPLSSPGGPGSRRSNYNLEGISVKMFLRGRPITMYIPSGIRSLEELPIGPPPETLSLDWVYGYRGRDSRSNLFVLRSGEVVYFIACVVVLYRPGGGPGGPGGGGQRHYRGHSDCVRCLAVHPDGVRVASGQTAGVDKDGKPLQPVVHIWDSETLLKLQEIGLGAFERGVGALAFSVVDQGAFLCVVDDSNEHMLSVWDCSRGTKLAEIKSTNDSVLAVGFSPRDSSCIVTSGKSHVHFWNWSGGAGVPGNGTLTRKQGVFGKYKKPKFVPCFVFLPDGDILTGDSEGNILTWGRSLSDSKTPGRGGAKETYGIVAQAHAHEGSIFALCLRRDGTVLSGGGRDRRLVQWGPGLVALQEAEIPEHFGAVRAIAEGPGSELLVGTTKNALLRGDLAQGFSPVIQGHTDELWGLCTHPSQNRFLTCGHDRQLCLWDGEGHALAWSIDLKETGLCADFHPSGAVVAVGLNTGRWLVLDTETREIMSDITDGNEQLSVVRYSPDGMYLAIGSHDNMIYIYSVSSDGAKSSRFGRCVGHSSFITHLDWSKDGNFIMSNSGDYEILYWDVAAGCKLLRNRYESRDREWATYTCVLGFHVYGVWPDGSDGTDINSLCRSHNERVVAVADDFCKVHLFQYPCARAKAPSRIYAGHGSHVTSVRFTHDDSHLVSLGGKDASIFQWRVLGAGLAPATPSRTPSLSPASSLDV
- the EML3 gene encoding echinoderm microtubule-associated protein-like 3 isoform X2, with protein sequence MDGAAGPGEGPAQEALQSLSQRLRVQEEEMELVKAALAEALRMLRLQVPPAALQGTVQPAPTRDSPAAPPGLPPTCSPSLVSRGTQTETEMEMEPSCPGPPGLSNGPRAPQGGSEEPGGTQLEGGGSSSSGTGSPGPPGVLKPAQPPQRAETPRRNSSSSSPSERPRQKLSRKAASSANLLLRSGSTESRGGKDPLSSPGGPGSRRSNYNLEGISVKMFLRGRPITMYIPSGIRSLEELPIGPPPETLSLDWVYGYRGRDSRSNLFVLRSGEVVYFIACVVVLYRPGGGPGGPGGGGQRHYRGHSDCVRCLAVHPDGVRVASGQTAGVDKDGKPLQPVVHIWDSETLLKLQEIGLGAFERGVGALAFSVVDQGAFLCVVDDSNEHMLSVWDCSRGTKLAEIKKYKKPKFVPCFVFLPDGDILTGDSEGNILTWGRSLSDSKTPGRGGAKETYGIVAQAHAHEGSIFALCLRRDGTVLSGGGRDRRLVQWGPGLVALQEAEIPEHFGAVRAIAEGPGSELLVGTTKNALLRGDLAQGFSPVIQGHTDELWGLCTHPSQNRFLTCGHDRQLCLWDGEGHALAWSIDLKETGLCADFHPSGAVVAVGLNTGRWLVLDTETREIMSDITDGNEQLSVVRYSPDGMYLAIGSHDNMIYIYSVSSDGAKSSRFGRCVGHSSFITHLDWSKDGNFIMSNSGDYEILYWDVAAGCKLLRNRYESRDREWATYTCVLGFHVYGVWPDGSDGTDINSLCRSHNERVVAVADDFCKVHLFQYPCARAKAPSRIYAGHGSHVTSVRFTHDDSHLVSLGGKDASIFQWRVLGAGLAPATPSRTPSLSPASSLDV
- the EML3 gene encoding echinoderm microtubule-associated protein-like 3 isoform X1: MDGAAGPGEGPAQEALQSLSQRLRVQEEEMELVKAALAEALRMLRLQVPPAALQGTVQPAPTRDSPAAPPGLPPTCSPSLVSRGTQTETEMEMEPSCPGPPGLSNGPRAPQGGSEEPGGTQLEGGGSSSSGTGSPGPPGVLKPAQPPQRAETPRRNSSSSSPSERPRQKLSRKAASSANLLLRSGSTESRGGKDPLSSPGGPGSRRSNYNLEGISVKMFLRGRPITMYIPSGIRSLEELPIGPPPETLSLDWVYGYRGRDSRSNLFVLRSGEVVYFIACVVVLYRPGGGPGGPGGGGQRHYRGHSDCVRCLAVHPDGVRVASGQTAGVDKDGKPLQPVVHIWDSETLLKLQEIGLGAFERGVGALAFSVVDQGAFLCVVDDSNEHMLSVWDCSRGTKLAEIKSTNDSVLAVGFSPRDSSCIVTSGKSHVHFWNWSGGAGVPGNGTLTRKQGVFGKYKKPKFVPCFVFLPDGDILTGDSEGNILTWGRSLSDSKTPGRGGAKETYGIVAQAHAHEGSIFALCLRRDGTVLSGGGRDRRLVQWGPGLVALQEAEIPEHFGAVRAIAEGPGSELLVGTTKNALLRGDLAQGFSPVIQGHTDELWGLCTHPSQNRFLTCGHDRQLCLWDGEGHALAWSIDLKETGLCADFHPSGAVVAVGLNTGRWLVLDTETREIMSDITDGNEQLSVVRYSPDGMYLAIGSHDNMIYIYSVSSDGAKSSRFGRCVGHSSFITHLDWSKDGNFIMSNSGDYEILYWDVAAGCKLLRNRYESRDREWATYTCVLGFHVYGVWPDGSDGTDINSLCRSHNERVVAVADDFCKVHLFQYPCARAKAPSRIYAGHGSHVTSVRFTHDDSHLVSLGGKDASIFQWRVLGAGLAPATPSRTPSLSPASSLDV